A single genomic interval of Rhinopithecus roxellana isolate Shanxi Qingling chromosome 11, ASM756505v1, whole genome shotgun sequence harbors:
- the CXCL12 gene encoding stromal cell-derived factor 1 isoform X4, producing the protein MNAKVVVVLALVLTTLCLSDGKPVSLSYRCPCRFFESHVARANVKHLKILNTPNCALQIVARLKNNNRQVCIDPKLKWIQEYLEKALNNLISAAPAGKRVIAGPRALHPSPPRACPPARALCEICLWPPPEWSWPCPGDV; encoded by the exons ATGAATGCCAAGGTCGTGGTCGTGCTGGCCCTCGTGCTGACCACGCTCTGCCTCAGCGACG GGAAGCCTGTCAGTCTGAGCTACAGATGCCCATGCCGATTCTTCGAAAGCCATGTTGCCAGAGCCAACGTCAAGCATCTCAAAATTCTCAACACTCCGAACTGTGCCCTTCAGATTGT AGCTCGGCTGAAGAACAACAACAGACAAGTGTGCATTGACCCGAAGCTAAAGTGGATTCAGGAGTACCTGGAGAAAGCTTTAAACAA CCTGATCAGCGCCGCACCAGCCGGGAAGAGGGTGATCGCTGGGCCTCGTGCCCTGCATCCCTCTCCTCCCAGGGCCTGCCCCCCAGCTCGGGCCCTCTGTGAGATCTGTCTTTGGCCTCCTCCCGAATGGAGCTGGCCCTGTCCTGGGGATGTGTGA
- the CXCL12 gene encoding stromal cell-derived factor 1 isoform X3, which produces MNAKVVVVLALVLTTLCLSDGKPVSLSYRCPCRFFESHVARANVKHLKILNTPNCALQIVARLKNNNRQVCIDPKLKWIQEYLEKALNN; this is translated from the exons ATGAATGCCAAGGTCGTGGTCGTGCTGGCCCTCGTGCTGACCACGCTCTGCCTCAGCGACG GGAAGCCTGTCAGTCTGAGCTACAGATGCCCATGCCGATTCTTCGAAAGCCATGTTGCCAGAGCCAACGTCAAGCATCTCAAAATTCTCAACACTCCGAACTGTGCCCTTCAGATTGT AGCTCGGCTGAAGAACAACAACAGACAAGTGTGCATTGACCCGAAGCTAAAGTGGATTCAGGAGTACCTGGAGAAAGCTTTAAACAA
- the CXCL12 gene encoding stromal cell-derived factor 1 isoform X2, with the protein MNAKVVVVLALVLTTLCLSDGKPVSLSYRCPCRFFESHVARANVKHLKILNTPNCALQIVARLKNNNRQVCIDPKLKWIQEYLEKALNKRFKM; encoded by the exons ATGAATGCCAAGGTCGTGGTCGTGCTGGCCCTCGTGCTGACCACGCTCTGCCTCAGCGACG GGAAGCCTGTCAGTCTGAGCTACAGATGCCCATGCCGATTCTTCGAAAGCCATGTTGCCAGAGCCAACGTCAAGCATCTCAAAATTCTCAACACTCCGAACTGTGCCCTTCAGATTGT AGCTCGGCTGAAGAACAACAACAGACAAGTGTGCATTGACCCGAAGCTAAAGTGGATTCAGGAGTACCTGGAGAAAGCTTTAAACAA